In Risungbinella massiliensis, the genomic stretch GCTTTGCTGTTTGCAACATCAGTGTGAAGATCCAAATGATACCAAAGGTAACGTGGGCTCCGTGTGTACCTACCAATGTATAGAAAGCAGAACCAAATGCACTGCTCATAATGGTATGACCTTCATGAACATAATGGTAGAACTCGTAGATTTCCAAACCTAGGAATGCAAGTCCAAGGATTAAGGTAACAGCAAGCCAAAACTGCATTACCTTTTGTTTACCAGCATTCATGGCGCCCATTGCTAGCACACTAGTCAAACTGGAAGTTAACAAGAGTGCAGTCGCTACTGCTACAAGTGGCATCTGAAAGAGCTCATCTGCGGTCGGGATATGCAAATTTGGATTTTCTGCCAGCATCTTTTGGATAAAGTCTTCATGACCTCCCCAAAGCGCCAAATACGTTCCAAATAAGCAGGCGAACAGCACTGTTTCTGCCCCTAGGAAGAGCCAAAAACCGAGCACTTTGTTCTTTCCATCAAGAGTAGCCGTCTCTAGATGACCATCTGCTGGATTGACTGGATGATGTGCCATTATGCCTTCGCCTCCTTCCCGTTATCGTCTAATTCTTCAGGATGAATATGGTAGCCTTGGTCATACTCAAACGAGCGTAAGAACATTGCCGCAAATACAATGAGAAGCCCAAATACTCCAATTTCGAATCCTCTTACGATAAAGCCATAACCTGAAACAAAGAAACCGATCGACATTAACAGTGGAATATAGGATGAAGAAGGCATATGAATCGGACCTACTGGTTCTGCAGGTGATACATTATTATTCCCAGCCTCTTTCTCCACCCATAAAGCATCATAACCACGAACTTTTGGTGTTTGTAGGAAGTTATACTCCGGTGGCGGAGACGAAATAGCCCACTCAAGAGTACGGCCTACTTCCCATGGATCATTTCCTACTCTTTCTTTACTATAAAGCGACTTTCCTATGTTAATCATAAAGAGTATTGTACCTACCGCCATACCAA encodes the following:
- a CDS encoding cytochrome (ubi)quinol oxidase subunit III, producing the protein MAHHPVNPADGHLETATLDGKNKVLGFWLFLGAETVLFACLFGTYLALWGGHEDFIQKMLAENPNLHIPTADELFQMPLVAVATALLLTSSLTSVLAMGAMNAGKQKVMQFWLAVTLILGLAFLGLEIYEFYHYVHEGHTIMSSAFGSAFYTLVGTHGAHVTFGIIWIFTLMLQTAKRGINTETAPKLFVSTLYWHFIDVVWVFIFSLVYLLGKVG